A single window of Eleginops maclovinus isolate JMC-PN-2008 ecotype Puerto Natales chromosome 19, JC_Emac_rtc_rv5, whole genome shotgun sequence DNA harbors:
- the colec11 gene encoding collectin-11 isoform X1 yields the protein MIGEKLLLPILLMSVLSLLTLQTSHGQQFAEESCTVQILVPGLKGEPGEKGQKGAPGRPGRVGPHGEIGQTGVKGQKGIMGRYGKVGPSGMKGVKGDMGDAGPQGANGDPGVPCECTPMRKTIGEMDILVAQLSSELKFIKNALPSPAAVAGIKETDSKVYLLVKEEKRYSDAEVYCQTRGGHLAMPKDEGANMAIAGYITDAGLNRVYIGIHDLHQEGIFNYVDLSAMTTFSKWRKGEPNNAYDDEDCVEMVASGEWTDVACNPTMYFVCEFDKDSV from the exons ATGATAGGAGAGAAGTTGTTATTGCCCATATTACTAATGTCTGTGCTGAGCTTACTGACACTACAGACATCGCATGGACAGCAGTTTGCAGAGGAGTCCTGCACTGTTCAGATCCTTGTCCCTGGACTCAAAG GAGAACCAGGCGAGAAAGGACAAAAAGGAGCACCAGGGAGACCAGGAAGAGTTGGTCCGCATGGAGAAATTG GTCAAACTGGGGTTAAAGGTCAGAAAGGCATAATGGGACGTTATGGAAAAGTAGGCCCAAGTGGAATGAAAG GGGTAAAGGGTGACATGGGGGATGCAGGTCCACAGGGCGCTAATGGAGATCCAG GTGTTCCATGTGAGTGCACACCAATGAGAAAGACGATTGGAGAAATGGACATTCTTGTTGCACAGCTATCCTCTGAActtaaattcattaaaaatg CACTGCCCTCCCCTGCAGCTGTTGCTGGCATAAAAGAGACGGACAGTAAGGTCTATCTGTTGGTGAAGGAGGAGAAACGCTACTCGGATGCTGAGGTCTACTGCCAGACGAGGGGAGGGCACCTGGCTATGCCCAAAGACGAGGGAGCCAACATGGCCATCGCGGGGTACATAACTGATGCCGGCCTCAATCGAGTCTACATTGGCATTCATGACCTGCACCAAGAGGGTATCTTCAACTACGTGGATCTCTCTGCCATGACCACTTTCAGCAAATGGAGGAAGGGAGAACCCAACAATGCGTATGATGATGAAGACTGTGTTGAGATGGTAGCCTCTGGGGAGTGGACTGATGTGGCCTGCAACCCTACcatgtattttgtttgtgaatTTGACAAGGACAGTGTCTGA
- the colec11 gene encoding collectin-11 isoform X2: MIGEKLLLPILLMSVLSLLTLQTSHGQQFAEESCTVQILVPGLKGEPGEKGQKGAPGRPGRVGPHGEIGQTGVKGQKGIMGRYGKVGPSGMKGVKGDMGDAGPQGANGDPGVPCECTPMRKTIGEMDILVAQLSSELKFIKNAVAGIKETDSKVYLLVKEEKRYSDAEVYCQTRGGHLAMPKDEGANMAIAGYITDAGLNRVYIGIHDLHQEGIFNYVDLSAMTTFSKWRKGEPNNAYDDEDCVEMVASGEWTDVACNPTMYFVCEFDKDSV, from the exons ATGATAGGAGAGAAGTTGTTATTGCCCATATTACTAATGTCTGTGCTGAGCTTACTGACACTACAGACATCGCATGGACAGCAGTTTGCAGAGGAGTCCTGCACTGTTCAGATCCTTGTCCCTGGACTCAAAG GAGAACCAGGCGAGAAAGGACAAAAAGGAGCACCAGGGAGACCAGGAAGAGTTGGTCCGCATGGAGAAATTG GTCAAACTGGGGTTAAAGGTCAGAAAGGCATAATGGGACGTTATGGAAAAGTAGGCCCAAGTGGAATGAAAG GGGTAAAGGGTGACATGGGGGATGCAGGTCCACAGGGCGCTAATGGAGATCCAG GTGTTCCATGTGAGTGCACACCAATGAGAAAGACGATTGGAGAAATGGACATTCTTGTTGCACAGCTATCCTCTGAActtaaattcattaaaaatg CTGTTGCTGGCATAAAAGAGACGGACAGTAAGGTCTATCTGTTGGTGAAGGAGGAGAAACGCTACTCGGATGCTGAGGTCTACTGCCAGACGAGGGGAGGGCACCTGGCTATGCCCAAAGACGAGGGAGCCAACATGGCCATCGCGGGGTACATAACTGATGCCGGCCTCAATCGAGTCTACATTGGCATTCATGACCTGCACCAAGAGGGTATCTTCAACTACGTGGATCTCTCTGCCATGACCACTTTCAGCAAATGGAGGAAGGGAGAACCCAACAATGCGTATGATGATGAAGACTGTGTTGAGATGGTAGCCTCTGGGGAGTGGACTGATGTGGCCTGCAACCCTACcatgtattttgtttgtgaatTTGACAAGGACAGTGTCTGA